The following coding sequences are from one Nonlabens arenilitoris window:
- the trkA gene encoding Trk system potassium transporter TrkA, with the protein MKIIIAGAGEVGFHLAKLLSYESQNITLIDPVKENLHYADTHLDIRALRGDATSIKILQEANIHDADLVISVTSSETTNITVCVLAKQLGAKRTIARITNTEFLDFQNEIGFQQFGIDELISPESLASKEIELLLNQSAFNDSYEFENGALTMVGVSLQRTAQFVGKTVQEAGEIFPEVHFMPIAIQRFGTQYTLIPRGDTQFKEGDQVYFITTTDGVAELYKLTGKTKHVMKNVMILGGSNIGKQTAKHLSANGVNVKLIEQNAEKAFDLADELSETLVINGDGRNVELLQEESIHEMDAFIAVTGNSETNILSCLMARSKSVNKTISLVENMDYFQLSHSIGIDTLINKKLLAANNIFRFIRKGDVVAMTKLNNMNAELLEFIVKAGSPMCDKFIKDVNIPRSAIIGGVIRDGIGNIVLGSFKVREGDRVVVCSLPRSISKVEKLFL; encoded by the coding sequence ATGAAGATCATTATCGCTGGAGCTGGAGAGGTAGGTTTCCACCTCGCTAAGCTCCTTTCTTATGAGTCGCAAAATATTACCTTAATAGATCCCGTAAAAGAGAATTTGCATTATGCGGATACTCATTTAGATATCAGGGCTTTAAGAGGTGATGCTACTTCAATTAAAATATTGCAAGAAGCAAATATTCACGATGCAGATTTAGTAATATCTGTGACTAGTAGTGAAACGACTAACATTACAGTATGTGTACTAGCTAAACAGTTAGGAGCAAAACGTACCATTGCACGTATCACAAATACAGAATTTTTAGATTTCCAGAATGAAATAGGGTTTCAACAATTTGGTATTGATGAGTTGATTTCACCAGAATCATTAGCAAGTAAAGAGATTGAGTTATTACTTAATCAAAGTGCTTTTAATGATAGTTATGAGTTTGAGAATGGAGCACTTACCATGGTAGGTGTTAGTCTACAGCGTACAGCCCAATTTGTGGGTAAGACTGTGCAAGAGGCTGGTGAGATTTTTCCAGAAGTTCATTTTATGCCCATTGCGATACAACGATTTGGTACACAATATACATTAATACCACGCGGTGATACTCAGTTTAAAGAAGGTGATCAAGTTTATTTTATAACCACTACAGATGGTGTTGCCGAATTATACAAACTTACCGGAAAGACTAAGCACGTGATGAAAAACGTTATGATCTTAGGTGGTAGTAATATAGGAAAGCAAACGGCAAAACATTTATCTGCAAATGGAGTCAATGTTAAACTTATTGAACAAAATGCCGAAAAGGCCTTTGATCTTGCAGATGAATTATCAGAAACTCTAGTTATTAATGGAGATGGACGTAATGTTGAATTGTTACAAGAAGAAAGTATCCACGAGATGGATGCTTTTATTGCTGTAACAGGGAATAGTGAAACTAATATTTTATCGTGTCTTATGGCTCGATCTAAAAGTGTCAATAAAACGATATCTTTAGTGGAGAATATGGATTACTTCCAGCTTTCACATAGTATAGGAATCGATACTTTAATTAATAAAAAACTGCTCGCAGCAAATAATATTTTTAGATTTATAAGAAAAGGTGATGTTGTTGCGATGACCAAACTCAATAACATGAATGCAGAACTGCTGGAGTTTATTGTTAAAGCCGGAAGTCCTATGTGTGATAAGTTTATTAAAGATGTTAATATACCACGTAGTGCTATTATAGGTGGTGTAATAAGAGATGGAATAGGTAATATTGTCTTAGGTAGTTTTAAAGTTAGAGAAGGAGATCGAGTTGTAGTTTGTTCATTACCGCGCTCTATTAGTAAGGTAGAAAAGTTATTTTTATAA
- the ubiE gene encoding bifunctional demethylmenaquinone methyltransferase/2-methoxy-6-polyprenyl-1,4-benzoquinol methylase UbiE, with the protein MAQQVKPYKEEDSSKKEQVTKMFDTISGEYDGLNRMISLGLDQKWRANVVDMIAATQPDTIMDIATGTGDLVIQMAQKTNASRLIGLDISSGMLEVGKIKVKEENLDSRIEMILGDSEDLPFEDNSIDAVTVSYGVRNFEDLEKGLSEIRRVLKPEGILVILETSVPTKFPFKQGYYVFSKLVVPTIGKLFSKDKIAYGYLQKSASTFPYGERFNNILKKVGFNNVEHFLQFHGASTIYKAIK; encoded by the coding sequence GTGGCTCAACAGGTTAAACCATATAAGGAAGAAGATAGCAGTAAAAAGGAACAGGTGACCAAAATGTTTGACACTATAAGTGGAGAATATGATGGTTTAAACCGAATGATATCACTAGGTCTGGACCAGAAATGGCGAGCTAATGTGGTGGATATGATTGCTGCTACACAGCCTGACACCATTATGGACATTGCTACTGGGACTGGAGATCTGGTAATTCAAATGGCACAAAAAACCAACGCCTCACGTCTTATAGGTCTTGACATTTCTAGCGGAATGCTAGAGGTAGGTAAGATTAAAGTTAAAGAGGAAAATCTAGACAGTCGTATTGAGATGATCCTTGGCGATTCTGAAGATTTACCTTTTGAAGATAACTCTATTGATGCAGTGACCGTATCATATGGTGTACGTAATTTTGAAGATTTAGAAAAAGGGCTCTCAGAAATAAGACGTGTTCTTAAACCTGAAGGCATACTGGTAATACTGGAAACTAGTGTTCCTACTAAATTTCCATTTAAGCAAGGTTATTATGTTTTCTCAAAATTAGTCGTTCCCACGATAGGGAAATTATTTTCAAAGGATAAGATAGCTTATGGATATTTACAAAAAAGCGCCTCTACTTTTCCATATGGAGAGCGTTTCAACAATATTTTAAAGAAAGTAGGGTTTAATAATGTAGAACACTTTTTACAGTTTCACGGTGCATCAACTATTTACAAAGCAATTAAATAA
- a CDS encoding porin family protein — protein sequence MRSFLILISLFIGFQVSSAQSVREKISNDATGGQGQIDEKRYTWGYFLGLNSYDYKFDYNEVTDDIFVETSMGFNVGLVGDLKINNYINLRLEPGISFVTRTLNFEDPSFTMPGDFEREVTSTYINVPLLVKFSTKRLNNWKPFIVGGASWSRNLSSNEENPNDNSANQFRQVTNVFNYELGFGIDFYLYYFKFTPSIRGVFAINDELVRDVDPNSPYTGNISSMQSRGIFLNFTFQ from the coding sequence ATGAGGTCATTTCTTATCCTTATAAGCCTTTTTATAGGTTTTCAAGTCTCAAGCGCACAATCTGTAAGGGAAAAAATTTCTAATGATGCCACAGGCGGACAAGGTCAAATTGATGAGAAAAGGTATACATGGGGATATTTCTTAGGACTTAATTCTTATGACTATAAGTTTGATTATAATGAGGTTACTGATGATATATTTGTAGAAACATCCATGGGCTTTAATGTAGGACTAGTTGGTGATTTAAAAATCAATAACTATATCAATTTAAGACTAGAGCCAGGAATAAGCTTTGTCACTAGGACATTAAATTTTGAAGACCCTTCTTTTACAATGCCTGGTGATTTTGAAAGGGAAGTAACATCTACTTACATCAATGTACCGTTATTAGTCAAGTTCTCAACTAAAAGATTAAATAATTGGAAACCGTTCATTGTAGGTGGCGCGTCGTGGTCACGTAATTTATCCAGTAATGAAGAGAATCCTAATGATAATAGTGCAAACCAGTTCCGTCAGGTGACTAATGTGTTTAATTATGAATTAGGTTTTGGGATTGACTTTTACTTGTATTATTTTAAATTCACACCTTCCATAAGAGGTGTTTTTGCTATAAATGACGAGTTAGTAAGAGATGTTGATCCTAACAGCCCATACACTGGTAATATTTCTAGTATGCAGTCTCGAGGGATTTTCCTAAACTTTACTTTTCAGTAG
- a CDS encoding TrmH family RNA methyltransferase, with amino-acid sequence MVTKSRLKLLKSLSRKKNRDDHQLFLVEGYKSILELSQTALIRQQVLVTEGHHALDSLPTDIISKKEMAGISTLKTPPGYLAVFEMPEKKEINLSGLVVALDNVKDPGNLGTIIRLCDWFDVRQIICSLETVDVFNPKCVQASMASLGRVQVDYINLEEVLSTVPSTIFTTAMDGKSVYDTELPNHGVLVMGNESAGISEEIMSLGNKLSIPQYGSQPHTESLNVAMATAVLLGEWRRSTEK; translated from the coding sequence ATGGTTACAAAAAGCAGGTTAAAGCTTCTCAAAAGTCTCTCACGTAAAAAGAACCGTGATGATCATCAGCTTTTTCTAGTAGAAGGATATAAGTCTATTCTAGAATTATCTCAAACCGCGTTAATACGTCAACAAGTTTTAGTAACTGAAGGTCATCATGCATTAGATTCTTTACCTACTGATATTATTTCAAAAAAGGAAATGGCTGGCATCTCTACTTTAAAAACGCCACCTGGCTACCTTGCAGTATTTGAAATGCCAGAAAAAAAAGAAATCAATCTATCTGGGCTAGTTGTTGCGCTAGATAATGTTAAAGATCCCGGGAATCTAGGAACTATAATTAGATTATGTGACTGGTTTGATGTTAGACAAATTATATGTTCTTTAGAAACAGTTGACGTGTTTAATCCTAAGTGTGTACAAGCGTCTATGGCATCTTTAGGTAGAGTGCAAGTTGATTATATAAATCTGGAAGAGGTATTATCTACAGTGCCGTCTACAATATTTACTACGGCTATGGATGGTAAATCGGTTTATGATACTGAATTACCAAATCACGGTGTCCTAGTAATGGGAAATGAATCTGCTGGTATATCAGAAGAGATAATGAGCTTGGGTAATAAACTTAGTATACCGCAATACGGTTCTCAACCTCATACAGAAAGTCTTAATGTGGCTATGGCTACAGCCGTACTTTTAGGAGAATGGAGACGTTCTACTGAAAAGTAA
- a CDS encoding BamA/TamA family outer membrane protein has protein sequence MKKTSLLAKIGLIIALIIVISSCNAIKRVPEGKKLLINNTILVDSIAPKDPRVKTLLVQQPNNRILTVPVGLHFYNLARPHRDSIYLKWMQENPKGLQRRNKVLSEKQTVQLGQGLVDFNNWIKRTGEEPAILELDDITKSKERLRAWYWNQGWFNTDVSHKIIDSDKKQRAEVVYTVNKHQAYKIDSINARISSPLVDSLYHVHLKDQLITTGEQYYTPDFNAERDRLMTIFRNNGVFYMEKEFIKFEGDTVKTNHNANIAVIIDDREIKVGDSIITKPFLIHKISKINVYPDYEESIEGSVPDTTRYKDINIIRYGERKYRNFVLADAIFFHEGDIYRDIDRDRTFNRITELKSFYTPSIRLEPDPADSTGVNLIANILLTSKKKFFLKNSAETTHSNIQALGIGLNSSLVIRNLFQGSELLDINFRGSIGASADGASGDSRFFDLQEYGADARLSFPRLFFPIKTEKLIPKYMSPSTNLSIGFVSQTNIGLDKTSFNSILSYRWKPKPTNTSRFDLINAQYVRNLDPGDFFNVYNSTYNSLNAVAEDLNITNPIYLNDNNNLSIPQGTSLFTRDVLNGSIATTSDQRETVRNIEERRDRLTQNNLIVSTSYNWIRNTQKGIYDDDYSLFSIRVESAGNVLAGITSLVGEPTNEDGNRTAFGVEYSQYAKTEIDYIKHWQLFSNNVFAIRAFGGIAIPYGNSDNIPFTRSFFGGGPNDNRAWQAYELGPGSTGGINDFNEANMKLAFNGEYRFTITGSFKGALFVDAGNIWNVLDNEDNPDAQFKGISDLSTISVGSGFGIRYDFGFFVLRLDTGFKTFNPALEEGRRWFKEIKIPKAVFNVGINYPF, from the coding sequence ATGAAGAAAACGAGTCTACTTGCAAAAATAGGTTTAATTATCGCGCTTATCATAGTTATATCCTCATGTAATGCTATAAAACGTGTTCCTGAAGGTAAAAAGCTATTGATAAACAATACTATTCTAGTGGATAGCATAGCACCTAAAGACCCTAGAGTTAAAACTCTACTAGTGCAACAACCTAACAATCGTATCCTTACTGTTCCTGTAGGGCTTCACTTCTATAATCTAGCAAGACCTCATAGAGATTCTATATATTTAAAATGGATGCAGGAGAACCCTAAAGGATTACAGCGTCGCAATAAAGTTTTATCTGAAAAACAAACCGTGCAATTAGGTCAAGGTTTAGTAGATTTCAATAACTGGATCAAACGTACAGGTGAAGAACCAGCAATACTAGAATTAGACGACATCACTAAATCTAAAGAACGATTAAGAGCCTGGTACTGGAATCAAGGATGGTTCAATACTGATGTATCGCACAAAATTATAGATAGCGATAAAAAACAACGTGCAGAGGTTGTTTACACAGTAAATAAACATCAAGCCTATAAAATAGACAGTATAAATGCTCGTATATCTTCACCTCTTGTAGATTCTTTATATCACGTTCATTTAAAAGATCAACTTATTACAACTGGTGAGCAATATTATACTCCAGATTTTAATGCTGAACGTGACCGGTTAATGACCATATTCCGAAATAACGGAGTCTTTTATATGGAAAAAGAGTTCATCAAATTTGAAGGCGATACAGTAAAGACCAATCACAATGCAAATATTGCAGTGATCATTGATGACAGAGAAATCAAAGTTGGAGACTCTATAATCACTAAGCCTTTTTTAATTCATAAAATAAGTAAAATTAACGTCTACCCAGATTATGAAGAAAGCATAGAAGGTAGTGTCCCAGATACCACCAGATATAAAGACATTAACATTATTAGGTATGGTGAAAGAAAATACCGCAATTTTGTTCTAGCAGATGCTATCTTTTTTCATGAAGGCGACATCTATAGAGATATTGATAGAGACCGTACTTTTAACAGAATAACCGAATTAAAAAGTTTCTATACACCATCAATAAGGCTAGAGCCAGATCCTGCAGACTCTACAGGCGTTAACTTAATTGCAAATATCCTTTTGACTTCTAAAAAGAAATTTTTCTTAAAAAACAGTGCAGAAACTACACATAGCAATATTCAGGCCTTAGGAATAGGATTGAACAGCTCATTAGTTATTAGAAACCTTTTTCAAGGCAGTGAATTATTAGACATTAACTTTAGAGGAAGTATAGGCGCTAGCGCAGATGGTGCTTCAGGTGATTCTCGATTTTTTGATTTACAAGAATATGGAGCAGATGCTCGTTTGAGCTTCCCTCGACTCTTCTTCCCTATTAAAACAGAAAAGTTAATTCCTAAATATATGTCACCTAGCACTAACCTTTCTATAGGTTTTGTTAGCCAGACTAATATAGGGCTAGATAAAACAAGCTTCAATAGTATATTGAGTTACAGATGGAAACCTAAACCTACTAACACTAGTAGATTTGATTTAATTAACGCACAGTACGTGCGCAATCTAGATCCAGGCGATTTCTTTAATGTATATAACAGTACGTACAACAGTCTTAATGCCGTTGCTGAAGATCTGAACATTACTAATCCTATATATTTAAATGACAACAATAATTTAAGCATCCCGCAAGGAACCTCTCTATTTACTAGAGATGTTTTAAACGGTAGTATTGCAACAACTAGCGACCAACGAGAAACAGTACGTAACATTGAAGAACGTAGGGATCGATTAACTCAAAATAATCTTATCGTTTCTACCAGCTATAACTGGATTAGAAATACGCAAAAAGGAATTTACGACGATGATTACTCCCTATTCAGTATAAGAGTTGAGTCTGCAGGAAATGTACTAGCTGGTATCACATCACTAGTAGGAGAGCCCACTAATGAGGATGGTAATCGTACTGCATTTGGCGTGGAGTATTCTCAATACGCAAAAACAGAAATCGACTACATAAAGCATTGGCAGCTATTCAGTAATAACGTTTTTGCCATAAGAGCCTTCGGTGGTATCGCTATTCCTTACGGTAATTCAGACAACATTCCTTTTACACGATCATTTTTTGGAGGTGGACCTAACGATAATAGAGCATGGCAAGCCTATGAATTAGGACCTGGTAGCACCGGTGGAATTAATGATTTTAATGAAGCAAATATGAAACTTGCTTTTAATGGCGAGTATCGATTTACCATTACTGGTAGTTTTAAAGGTGCATTATTTGTAGACGCAGGTAACATATGGAATGTGTTAGATAATGAAGACAATCCAGACGCACAATTTAAAGGTATTTCAGACCTATCCACGATATCAGTAGGTTCAGGATTTGGAATCAGATATGACTTTGGATTCTTTGTGTTGAGATTAGATACTGGATTTAAAACCTTTAACCCAGCACTAGAAGAAGGTCGTAGATGGTTTAAAGAAATTAAAATACCTAAAGCAGTATTTAACGTCGGTATCAATTATCCTTTCTAG
- the fbaA gene encoding class II fructose-bisphosphate aldolase: MSHNIKPGVATGNQVQEIFNHAKANGYALPAVNVVGSNTVNAVMETAAELNSPVIIQYSNGGSVFNAGKGLNNDGHHAAILGGIAGAEHVHRLAEAYGATVILHTDHCAKKLLPWIDGLLDASETRFRESGKSLYSSHMIDLSEEPLEENIEICKKYLERMSKMDMTLEIELGITGGEEDGVDNSDVDESKLYTQPEEVAYAYEELKKVSDRFTIAAAFGNVHGVYKPGNVKLTPKILKNSQEYITQKYGVEHNHIDFVFHGGSGSTLEEIREAIGYGVVKMNIDTDLQWAFATGVKGYMDTNNDFLLSQIGNPTGADAPNKKYYDPRKWLRVGEESFKARLKAAFEDLNNINTL; this comes from the coding sequence ATGAGTCATAATATCAAACCAGGTGTTGCCACAGGTAACCAAGTTCAAGAAATATTTAACCATGCAAAGGCAAATGGTTATGCCCTACCAGCCGTTAATGTTGTAGGATCTAACACGGTTAACGCTGTTATGGAAACCGCTGCAGAGTTAAATTCACCAGTAATCATACAATACTCTAACGGAGGAAGTGTTTTTAACGCTGGTAAAGGACTTAATAACGACGGTCACCATGCTGCTATTCTAGGCGGTATCGCAGGAGCAGAGCATGTACACAGACTTGCAGAAGCATATGGAGCCACTGTAATACTGCACACAGACCACTGTGCAAAAAAATTACTCCCATGGATCGATGGATTACTAGATGCTAGTGAAACTCGCTTTCGCGAAAGCGGTAAATCATTATACTCTTCACACATGATCGACCTAAGTGAAGAACCACTGGAAGAAAATATTGAAATATGTAAAAAATATCTAGAGCGCATGTCTAAAATGGACATGACACTAGAGATAGAGCTAGGTATTACTGGTGGAGAAGAAGATGGAGTAGATAATAGCGATGTTGATGAATCTAAATTATACACGCAACCAGAAGAAGTAGCATATGCTTATGAAGAGCTTAAAAAAGTAAGTGATCGCTTTACCATCGCAGCAGCATTTGGTAATGTACACGGTGTATATAAACCTGGGAATGTAAAATTAACTCCTAAGATTTTAAAAAATTCACAAGAGTATATCACCCAAAAGTATGGCGTTGAGCACAATCATATCGACTTTGTATTTCACGGTGGATCTGGTTCTACACTAGAAGAAATTAGAGAAGCAATAGGTTATGGTGTTGTAAAAATGAACATCGATACCGATTTACAATGGGCTTTTGCTACAGGTGTAAAAGGTTATATGGATACAAACAATGATTTTTTACTATCACAAATAGGAAATCCAACTGGAGCAGATGCTCCAAATAAAAAATACTATGATCCACGCAAATGGTTACGCGTAGGTGAAGAAAGTTTTAAAGCACGCTTAAAAGCAGCCTTTGAAGACTTAAACAACATCAATACATTATAG
- a CDS encoding polyribonucleotide nucleotidyltransferase translates to MKPQVFKQVIKMANGPDITIETGALAKQAHGSVVITCGKAMLLGTVVSSYKSTGLDFLPLTVDYREKFAAAGKYPGGFFKREARPNDGEVLTMRLVDRVLRPLFPKDYHAEVQVMIQLMSHDDEVMPDAMAGLAASAAIQLSDIPFECPISEVRVARVDGKFVINPSYAQLEAADLEMMIGASADSVMMVEGEMEEISEEEMIAAIKAAHEAIKDQCAAQVALAEHVGKKEVREYEGEKEDADIEAKVAELAYQKVYDVAKKGSAKHERSAAFSEIKEEIKATFSEEDQAENGDLISKYFNKTHKKAVRDVLLNEGIRLDGRKTTDIRDIWCEVDYLPSTHGSAIFSRGETQALATVTLGTSRDANVIDMASQEGEERFYLHYNFPPFSTGEARPLRGTSRREIGHGNLAQRALKKMLPEDLPYTVRVVSEVLESNGSSSMATVCAGTMALMDAGLPMKKPVSGIAMGLITDGNNYAVLSDILGDEDHLGDMDFKVTGTEDGITACQMDIKVKGLSYEILTNALMQAREGRMHILGKLTDTIPAPASDVKPHAPKMESMEIEGKYIGAVIGPGGKVIQEMQKETDTVINIEEKDDMGIIEIAGTDRDKINAAIERIQNIIFEPEVGSVYEVKVVKMLDFGAVVEFKPGKETLLHVSEFDYKRIEDPSTVLKVGDVLDVKYMGVDPRTKKQKVSRKECMPKPEGWVERPPRQRDDRRSNDRRAPRRDDRRRDDRPRRDNDNDSKSE, encoded by the coding sequence ATGAAACCACAAGTTTTTAAACAAGTGATTAAAATGGCCAATGGGCCAGATATCACTATCGAAACTGGAGCGCTTGCAAAACAAGCACATGGATCTGTTGTGATCACATGTGGTAAAGCAATGCTTCTAGGAACTGTAGTGTCCAGCTACAAATCTACTGGACTAGATTTTCTTCCACTTACTGTAGATTACCGTGAGAAATTTGCCGCTGCCGGTAAATATCCTGGTGGATTCTTCAAGCGTGAAGCACGTCCTAATGATGGAGAAGTACTTACTATGCGTCTAGTAGACCGTGTATTACGTCCATTATTCCCTAAAGATTACCATGCAGAGGTTCAAGTGATGATTCAGTTAATGTCGCATGATGATGAAGTAATGCCAGACGCTATGGCTGGTCTTGCTGCAAGTGCTGCTATTCAATTATCTGACATTCCGTTTGAATGTCCTATCTCTGAAGTACGTGTTGCACGTGTAGATGGAAAATTTGTTATCAACCCTAGTTATGCTCAATTAGAAGCTGCAGATCTAGAGATGATGATAGGTGCTAGTGCAGATTCTGTAATGATGGTAGAAGGTGAAATGGAAGAGATTTCTGAAGAAGAAATGATCGCTGCCATTAAAGCTGCTCACGAAGCTATTAAGGATCAATGTGCCGCTCAAGTTGCCCTAGCAGAGCATGTAGGTAAAAAAGAAGTACGTGAGTACGAAGGAGAAAAAGAAGATGCTGACATCGAGGCTAAGGTAGCAGAACTGGCTTACCAAAAAGTGTATGATGTCGCTAAAAAAGGAAGTGCTAAGCACGAGCGCAGCGCTGCATTCTCTGAAATCAAAGAGGAAATTAAGGCTACTTTTTCTGAAGAAGATCAAGCAGAAAATGGAGATCTAATCTCTAAATATTTCAACAAAACACACAAAAAAGCAGTACGTGATGTACTACTTAATGAAGGAATACGTCTAGATGGTCGTAAGACTACAGACATACGTGATATATGGTGTGAGGTAGATTACCTTCCATCTACTCACGGTAGTGCGATTTTCTCTCGTGGAGAAACTCAAGCGCTTGCCACTGTAACTCTTGGAACCTCTAGAGATGCAAATGTGATAGACATGGCTTCTCAAGAAGGAGAAGAGCGTTTCTATTTACACTACAACTTCCCACCATTCTCAACTGGAGAGGCTCGTCCACTACGTGGAACGTCTCGTCGTGAGATAGGACATGGTAACCTGGCACAACGTGCCCTTAAGAAAATGTTACCAGAAGATCTTCCTTACACAGTTCGTGTGGTATCTGAAGTATTAGAATCTAACGGTTCTTCTTCTATGGCAACAGTTTGTGCTGGTACAATGGCATTAATGGATGCTGGTCTTCCTATGAAAAAACCAGTTTCTGGTATTGCCATGGGATTGATTACTGACGGTAATAACTATGCAGTACTTTCAGATATTTTAGGTGATGAAGATCACTTAGGAGATATGGACTTTAAAGTTACCGGTACTGAAGATGGTATCACAGCTTGTCAAATGGATATTAAAGTAAAAGGTCTTTCTTATGAAATTCTTACTAATGCTTTAATGCAGGCTAGAGAAGGTCGTATGCACATTCTAGGTAAACTGACAGACACTATTCCTGCTCCAGCAAGCGATGTAAAACCTCATGCTCCTAAGATGGAATCTATGGAAATAGAAGGTAAATACATAGGCGCTGTAATAGGACCTGGTGGAAAAGTAATCCAAGAGATGCAAAAAGAAACTGATACGGTAATCAACATCGAGGAGAAAGATGATATGGGTATTATAGAAATAGCTGGTACAGATCGCGATAAGATCAATGCTGCTATAGAACGTATCCAAAACATCATTTTTGAACCAGAAGTAGGTAGCGTTTACGAAGTAAAAGTTGTAAAAATGCTAGACTTCGGTGCCGTGGTAGAATTCAAGCCTGGTAAAGAAACTTTACTTCACGTAAGTGAGTTTGATTACAAGCGTATAGAAGACCCATCTACCGTTCTTAAAGTAGGAGATGTACTAGATGTGAAGTATATGGGTGTAGATCCACGTACTAAGAAGCAAAAAGTATCTCGTAAAGAATGTATGCCTAAACCAGAAGGTTGGGTAGAGCGTCCACCACGCCAGCGTGATGACCGTCGTTCTAATGACCGTCGCGCGCCACGTCGTGATGATCGCCGTAGAGATGATCGTCCACGTCGTGATAATGATAATGATTCTAAGTCTGAGTAA
- a CDS encoding helix-turn-helix domain-containing protein gives MIAAHHLKDLRLKNNYTQEHLAINLGISQKSYSNIENGTKKITLDLVYEIAKFYEMDSIELLSVLFDATPKIINEIKSEKPGKDEMEIHHGINDKLQLELIKSLNSRIDDLQKIIKMKDEELNRLR, from the coding sequence ATGATTGCAGCACATCATTTAAAGGATTTAAGGCTTAAAAATAATTATACTCAAGAACATCTTGCTATTAATTTAGGGATTTCTCAGAAGTCATATTCTAATATTGAAAATGGCACTAAAAAGATCACGCTGGATTTAGTTTATGAGATTGCAAAATTCTATGAAATGGATAGCATAGAATTATTAAGTGTACTCTTTGACGCTACACCTAAAATAATTAATGAAATAAAAAGTGAAAAACCAGGTAAAGATGAGATGGAAATCCATCATGGTATTAACGACAAACTGCAATTAGAATTAATCAAATCCTTAAATTCTCGCATAGATGATTTGCAAAAAATTATCAAAATGAAAGATGAGGAATTGAATAGGTTGAGATAA
- the rpe gene encoding ribulose-phosphate 3-epimerase, whose amino-acid sequence MSKLIAPSVLAADFANLQRDVEMINRSDADWFHIDIMDGVFVPNISFGMPVLRDIVKHATKTIDCHLMIVDPDRYVKTFADLGCDILTVHYEACTHLHRTLQLIKSHGMKAGVALNPHTSVHLLTDTIQDIDMVCLMSVNPGFGGQSFIENTYDKITQLKKIIDFKGCDTLIEIDGGVTDKNAKQLVEAGADVLVAGSYVFKSSDQVATIAGLKSMVNPSI is encoded by the coding sequence ATGTCTAAACTTATCGCCCCATCTGTACTCGCAGCAGATTTTGCTAACCTACAACGTGATGTAGAAATGATCAATCGCTCTGATGCTGACTGGTTTCATATAGACATTATGGATGGTGTTTTTGTGCCTAATATTTCTTTTGGGATGCCTGTATTGCGCGATATTGTGAAACACGCTACTAAAACTATAGATTGCCATTTGATGATCGTAGATCCTGATCGTTATGTAAAGACCTTTGCAGATTTAGGCTGTGATATCCTTACGGTTCATTATGAAGCGTGTACGCACCTACATAGAACATTGCAACTCATAAAATCTCATGGTATGAAAGCTGGTGTGGCGCTTAATCCTCACACGAGTGTGCATTTATTAACGGACACTATTCAAGACATAGATATGGTATGTTTGATGAGTGTGAATCCTGGTTTTGGTGGACAAAGTTTTATTGAGAACACCTATGATAAGATTACACAACTTAAAAAAATCATAGACTTTAAAGGTTGTGATACGCTTATAGAAATAGACGGTGGAGTGACTGATAAAAATGCAAAACAATTAGTTGAAGCTGGTGCAGATGTGCTAGTGGCAGGTAGTTATGTGTTTAAATCAAGTGATCAAGTAGCTACCATAGCTGGACTTAAAAGTATGGTTAATCCTTCTATCTAG